One region of Thiorhodovibrio frisius genomic DNA includes:
- a CDS encoding DUF1640 domain-containing protein, translating to MNLLKKLQSVGFSQEQAEVFAAEHRRIIEDSLVTKEHLDRRLRELESRLIIKMGAMMMAAVIAIAALVKFL from the coding sequence ATGAATTTGTTAAAAAAGCTGCAATCTGTGGGATTTTCGCAAGAACAAGCCGAAGTGTTTGCTGCTGAACATCGGCGAATCATTGAAGATTCTTTAGTAACGAAAGAGCATCTTGATAGGCGCTTGCGAGAACTCGAATCTCGTTTGATCATTAAAATGGGTGCCATGATGATGGCCGCCGTCATTGCCATTGCAGCACTGGTGAAGTTCCTTTAG
- a CDS encoding capsule biosynthesis protein → MLSAFAGQRVLLLQGPMGPFFWRLRLDLEAAGAEVFKINFCPGDRLYYPNDAIDYRGTLEDWPNYLSRLLARLDVDAVFLFGDCRHYHLGVPDVIRWQRAVLYVFEEGYLRPDFITVEKGGVNNFSSLSRDPAFYRGHVPRAPVEPPPRKVKNGFSRAAFHAVVYALANAAMGWRFPHYVHHRSLSPIPQAFYWLRAGWRKHYFGWRERPLAKRLTGALSKRYFIAPLQTHNDAQISIHSDFSSIEEFIEQVLVSFSRGAAPDHFLVFKHHPLDRGYREYGRFIARRAAKYGLQGRVLYVHDVHLPDLLNHTLGCVVINSTVGLSSILHKAPLCVLGTPIYDMPGLTFQGKLDDFWGDPGTVDYDLYIRFRSWLRAHNQANGNFYRPLPDVNNHTGVIWPPELEFDWGLDSIPKHALPRVVAGSASRAVPSGTGAARVTPVARGNLASLEVGSEL, encoded by the coding sequence GTGCTGTCAGCCTTTGCCGGTCAACGGGTATTGCTGCTACAGGGACCGATGGGGCCTTTTTTCTGGCGGTTGAGGCTGGATTTGGAAGCCGCGGGCGCGGAAGTTTTTAAAATCAATTTTTGCCCCGGAGATCGGCTCTATTATCCAAACGACGCGATCGACTATCGCGGCACGCTGGAGGATTGGCCGAACTACCTGAGCCGCCTGCTGGCGCGCCTTGATGTGGACGCGGTCTTCTTGTTTGGCGATTGCCGGCATTACCACTTGGGGGTGCCCGATGTGATCCGCTGGCAGCGGGCCGTTTTGTATGTGTTTGAAGAAGGTTATCTGCGCCCGGATTTCATCACGGTGGAAAAAGGCGGGGTGAACAACTTCTCTTCCCTGTCGCGTGATCCCGCCTTTTACCGCGGCCATGTGCCCAGGGCGCCGGTTGAGCCTCCGCCGCGCAAGGTGAAGAATGGCTTTTCCCGCGCGGCCTTTCATGCCGTCGTTTATGCCTTGGCGAATGCGGCGATGGGTTGGCGTTTTCCGCATTATGTGCATCATCGCTCACTCTCACCCATCCCCCAAGCCTTCTACTGGCTACGCGCCGGGTGGCGAAAGCATTATTTCGGGTGGCGCGAGCGACCGCTCGCCAAGCGTCTGACGGGCGCATTGAGCAAGCGTTATTTCATCGCGCCGCTACAAACCCATAATGACGCGCAAATTAGTATTCACTCGGATTTCTCGAGTATCGAGGAATTCATCGAGCAAGTTCTGGTGTCCTTCAGTCGGGGGGCTGCGCCGGATCATTTCCTGGTGTTCAAGCATCATCCGCTTGATCGCGGCTATCGCGAATATGGCCGATTTATCGCGCGGCGCGCGGCCAAGTATGGCTTGCAGGGCCGCGTGCTCTATGTGCATGATGTTCACCTCCCGGACCTGCTCAATCATACCCTTGGCTGTGTTGTGATTAACAGCACGGTCGGGCTGTCGTCCATTCTCCACAAAGCGCCCTTGTGCGTGCTTGGTACGCCGATTTATGACATGCCAGGCCTAACCTTCCAAGGCAAGCTGGATGACTTTTGGGGCGACCCCGGCACGGTGGATTATGATCTGTACATTCGCTTTCGCAGTTGGTTGCGCGCTCACAATCAAGCCAATGGCAACTTTTATCGGCCTTTGCCCGATGTGAATAACCACACGGGTGTGATTTGGCCGCCGGAGCTGGAGTTCGATTGGGGCTTGGACAGCATTCCCAAGCACGCCCTGCCCCGAGTGGTGGCGGGGTCCGCCTCGCGCGCCGTGCCGAGTGGGACTGGCGCCGCGCGGGTCACTCCGGTGGCGCGAGGGAATTTAGCGTCGCTAGAGGTTGGGTCCGAGCTGTAA
- a CDS encoding DVU3141 family protein, translated as MLSQRVARLLLLGGLSFAALTGCVPGSFAVREERSAQEMGLETFQRALDTAPAGATRTMPETPWGRAMMVEFHQPYVAASGRRCRRLTLEPGPLARPALVCREPDGAKTAKQAPSWEAVRLLQIDGRPVLNQGALTAMPGGRGQ; from the coding sequence GTGCTTTCACAACGCGTTGCGCGCCTGCTACTCCTGGGGGGGCTTTCATTTGCCGCACTAACCGGCTGCGTACCTGGGAGCTTTGCTGTTCGAGAAGAGCGATCCGCCCAGGAAATGGGCCTGGAAACCTTTCAGCGCGCCCTGGATACCGCGCCGGCGGGCGCCACCCGCACCATGCCGGAAACCCCCTGGGGCCGGGCGATGATGGTTGAATTTCACCAGCCTTATGTGGCGGCGAGCGGGCGGCGCTGCCGGCGGCTGACACTGGAGCCGGGCCCGCTGGCGCGGCCGGCGCTAGTCTGTCGCGAACCTGATGGCGCAAAAACGGCAAAGCAAGCGCCAAGCTGGGAGGCAGTGCGCCTGCTGCAGATCGACGGTCGTCCGGTTCTCAACCAGGGCGCGTTAACCGCTATGCCAGGAGGGCGGGGGCAATGA
- a CDS encoding polysaccharide biosynthesis/export family protein, with the protein MRWPLLRPVFRVGGVLVLLPWLLFAMAPAAAQGISADVDIPAEQRAEPMADTLEGPPRMQLRSMNYGPVTAAAAGREGAEGEIPPFGASLFQGGFRAMRVSGLNPSYRVMPGDQVTVRAWGALQLDAVLPVDAQGNVFIPQIGPVAVQGVSAGQLDARVRQAINGVYTDNVSVYTNLQGVQPVGVFVTGFVPSPGRYSGTPSDSVLNYLDQAGGVDLAAGSFRNIRVQRRDEVIAGVDLYPFLLEGRLPRLQFEEGDTIVVEGQGAMVTALGDVAQPYRYELAGCGETVRQLLAWVRLRPGVSHGLLSGMRQQGPIAEYLTLADLRQRRLHDGDTIDFSVDHRRDTIVVQIEGSFIGPSRFTIPKDARLTELLDSIPVQPQLADVESISIRRESVAQRQRESLNESLRRLETAYLGASSATVDEANIRVSEAKLIQDFVKRARELEVSGRLVVAKNGQITDVRLQNGDVITIPNRSDSIFVSGEVIVPQAMVYTDRLRAKDYIDRAGGFTDRADRGKILLARQSGEVVEASGADMRPGDEILVLPKVPVKNLELSKTLTQILYQIAVATKVALDL; encoded by the coding sequence ATGAGATGGCCGCTGTTACGCCCGGTCTTCCGTGTCGGGGGCGTCCTGGTATTGCTCCCATGGCTGCTGTTCGCTATGGCGCCGGCAGCGGCCCAAGGGATCAGCGCGGACGTGGATATCCCGGCCGAGCAGCGGGCCGAGCCCATGGCCGATACGCTCGAAGGCCCGCCGCGCATGCAGTTGCGCAGCATGAACTACGGGCCAGTCACAGCTGCCGCTGCTGGGCGGGAGGGGGCCGAGGGCGAGATCCCGCCCTTCGGCGCCAGTCTGTTCCAGGGCGGCTTTCGCGCCATGCGTGTCTCGGGGCTGAACCCCAGCTATCGCGTCATGCCGGGCGATCAGGTCACGGTGCGCGCCTGGGGCGCTCTGCAGCTCGACGCGGTGCTGCCGGTCGATGCGCAGGGCAATGTCTTTATTCCCCAGATTGGCCCCGTGGCGGTGCAAGGCGTCTCCGCCGGGCAGCTCGACGCCCGCGTGCGCCAGGCGATCAACGGGGTTTATACCGACAATGTCTCGGTCTATACCAATCTGCAGGGGGTGCAGCCAGTTGGCGTTTTTGTGACCGGTTTCGTGCCCTCGCCAGGGCGCTACTCTGGCACGCCCAGTGATTCGGTCTTGAATTATCTCGACCAGGCCGGTGGCGTCGATCTCGCCGCCGGCAGCTTTCGCAACATTCGCGTGCAGCGCCGCGATGAGGTCATCGCGGGGGTTGATCTCTATCCCTTCCTGCTCGAGGGCCGCCTGCCACGGCTGCAATTCGAGGAGGGCGACACCATTGTGGTCGAGGGCCAGGGCGCCATGGTGACCGCGCTTGGTGATGTGGCCCAACCCTATCGCTACGAACTCGCCGGCTGCGGCGAGACGGTGCGCCAACTGCTGGCCTGGGTGCGCCTGCGACCGGGCGTCTCCCACGGGCTGCTCAGTGGCATGCGCCAGCAGGGGCCGATTGCGGAATATCTCACCCTGGCGGATCTGCGCCAGCGTCGCCTCCATGATGGCGACACCATCGATTTCTCCGTGGATCACCGTCGGGATACCATCGTGGTGCAGATCGAGGGCAGCTTTATTGGCCCGTCGCGCTTCACCATTCCAAAAGACGCGCGCCTGACGGAGCTGCTCGACAGCATTCCGGTGCAACCGCAACTCGCCGATGTCGAGAGCATCTCCATCCGCCGCGAGAGCGTCGCCCAACGCCAGCGTGAATCCCTCAACGAAAGCCTGCGGCGGCTGGAAACGGCCTATCTCGGGGCATCATCCGCAACGGTGGACGAGGCCAATATCCGCGTCAGCGAGGCAAAGCTGATTCAAGACTTCGTCAAACGCGCACGCGAGCTGGAAGTGAGCGGGCGGCTGGTAGTGGCCAAAAATGGGCAGATCACGGATGTGCGGCTGCAAAATGGAGATGTCATTACCATACCCAACCGGTCCGATTCCATTTTTGTCAGTGGTGAAGTCATCGTGCCTCAGGCCATGGTGTATACCGACCGGCTGCGCGCAAAAGACTACATTGACCGCGCGGGCGGCTTTACTGATCGGGCCGATCGCGGCAAGATCCTGCTTGCCCGCCAAAGTGGCGAGGTGGTGGAGGCCTCGGGCGCTGACATGCGCCCAGGTGACGAGATCCTGGTCCTGCCCAAGGTGCCGGTGAAGAATCTGGAACTGTCCAAGACCCTGACCCAGATTTTGTACCAAATTGCCGTCGCCACGAAAGTTGCCCTGGATCTCTAA
- a CDS encoding ABC transporter permease produces the protein MRSPWQVTWSVWHALFMREVLARTTQDRMGGLWMLGEPIMMVAFMVSLRTFIGRTREIIGAEFIPWLIIGLTGFFMVRNAIQRGMSAIQANQALFAYRQIKPVDPLLVRHAMEGMLQTIVLLILAGVAVLAGINDALPDDVLGVFFLWLSLWLLGLGCALVVSVVVRLVPDLERLVKLSMLPLLILSGVIFPLQRFPPAILDYLLYNPIAHGLELLRARYFDGYHMLAGVSLEYLWRWIIISLALGLALHARFERRLKAK, from the coding sequence ATGCGCTCGCCCTGGCAAGTCACCTGGAGCGTCTGGCACGCACTTTTCATGCGCGAGGTGCTCGCTCGTACGACCCAAGACCGCATGGGCGGGCTGTGGATGTTGGGCGAGCCAATCATGATGGTCGCATTCATGGTCAGTCTGCGAACATTTATCGGACGCACGCGCGAAATTATCGGTGCGGAATTCATCCCCTGGCTGATTATCGGGCTGACGGGGTTTTTCATGGTACGCAATGCCATCCAGCGCGGGATGAGTGCCATCCAGGCCAATCAGGCGCTGTTCGCTTACCGGCAGATCAAGCCAGTGGACCCGCTGCTGGTGCGCCACGCCATGGAGGGCATGCTGCAAACCATCGTCCTGCTGATTCTCGCGGGCGTGGCCGTGCTGGCTGGCATCAATGATGCCCTGCCGGATGATGTGCTTGGGGTTTTTTTTCTATGGCTGTCGCTGTGGTTGCTGGGGCTGGGGTGCGCCCTGGTGGTCTCGGTCGTGGTGCGGTTAGTCCCTGATCTTGAGCGACTGGTCAAACTGAGTATGCTTCCGCTGCTGATTCTCTCAGGCGTCATTTTTCCGTTGCAAAGGTTTCCGCCAGCGATTTTAGACTACCTGCTTTACAATCCCATCGCGCATGGCCTGGAATTGCTGCGCGCGCGCTACTTTGATGGCTACCATATGCTCGCGGGAGTCAGCTTGGAGTATCTGTGGCGCTGGATTATAATCTCCCTCGCGCTCGGCCTGGCGCTCCATGCCCGCTTCGAACGACGACTGAAGGCCAAATGA
- a CDS encoding ABC transporter ATP-binding protein produces MIEVKNLYKRYHNQTHRQSVEWVLQDVNFTLPKGISLAIIGRNGAGKSTLMRLIGGEDHPDRGEVIRRCRVSWPIGVSGGFQGSMTGRQNLKFLARVHGYTDRIKDVIDFMQDFAEIGKAFDQPIKTYSSGMRSRFAFGVSLAFEFDVYLSDEATATGDAAFKEKAKQVFRERLGQASVIMVSHEEEILRDLCQAALWLRKGEEPLWFDDVNEGLKAYNDSVKRPVKRPAKTPAKRQAA; encoded by the coding sequence ATGATCGAAGTCAAAAACCTCTACAAGCGCTATCACAATCAAACGCACCGCCAGTCTGTTGAATGGGTGTTGCAGGACGTTAATTTCACCCTGCCCAAAGGCATCAGCCTGGCGATTATCGGGCGCAATGGCGCCGGCAAATCGACCCTGATGCGCTTAATCGGCGGCGAGGATCACCCTGATCGCGGTGAGGTGATCCGCCGTTGTCGCGTCTCCTGGCCGATCGGCGTGAGCGGTGGGTTTCAGGGGTCCATGACCGGGCGGCAGAATCTCAAGTTTCTCGCCCGTGTCCATGGTTATACCGACCGCATCAAGGATGTCATCGACTTTATGCAAGACTTTGCCGAAATCGGCAAAGCCTTCGATCAACCTATCAAGACCTACTCCAGCGGCATGCGCAGCCGCTTCGCCTTCGGGGTGTCACTGGCCTTCGAGTTCGACGTTTATCTCTCGGATGAAGCCACCGCCACCGGCGATGCGGCCTTCAAGGAGAAGGCAAAACAGGTGTTTCGTGAGCGCCTCGGCCAGGCGAGCGTCATCATGGTGTCGCACGAGGAGGAGATTCTGCGCGATCTCTGCCAAGCCGCGCTCTGGCTACGCAAGGGTGAGGAACCGCTGTGGTTCGACGATGTCAACGAGGGACTCAAAGCCTATAACGACAGCGTCAAACGCCCAGTAAAGCGTCCGGCAAAGACCCCGGCAAAACGGCAAGCCGCGTGA
- a CDS encoding chain-length determining protein yields the protein MNALRRNPVWTLILLSILGAAIYWSLIATDRYLSHANVVVLSAQITKSEAGLSAILSGQTNNDLLILRDYMLSTDMLARLDAELNLRAHYSNPKIDWLSRLSAADVPTEKFHQYMLQYFSVELDEYAQVLRISAQAFDARMAQAIVEVLIEAGEAQMNAMGHRLAEEQVQFIERQVEVARLRMVEDNTRLLDYQNEHGLVSPPETVASISSVVAGLESELASLQARKAALSLSQSERAPEMLRIESEIQGVREQVTQERGRLARASGGALNRLSAEYDLLNMQMKFSSELYSSALTALENTRVEAMRALKQVSVLQTPTLPEYSNRPRRLHRIVVFALLAALAGLVLQLLLAIVQDHKD from the coding sequence GTGAACGCCCTGCGCCGCAATCCCGTCTGGACGCTGATCCTCCTGTCGATCCTTGGCGCCGCCATTTACTGGTCGCTGATCGCGACTGACCGCTATCTGTCGCACGCCAATGTGGTGGTGCTCAGCGCGCAGATCACCAAATCGGAAGCCGGCTTATCCGCTATCCTGAGCGGTCAGACCAATAACGACCTGCTGATTCTGCGTGATTACATGCTCTCGACCGACATGCTCGCGCGTCTGGATGCCGAATTGAACCTGCGTGCGCACTATTCCAACCCAAAGATCGACTGGTTATCACGGTTATCGGCGGCGGATGTCCCAACCGAAAAGTTTCATCAGTACATGCTCCAGTATTTTTCGGTTGAGCTTGACGAATATGCGCAAGTGCTGCGTATCTCCGCCCAGGCCTTCGATGCGCGCATGGCACAGGCCATCGTTGAGGTTTTAATTGAGGCCGGCGAGGCGCAGATGAACGCCATGGGTCATCGCCTGGCCGAAGAACAGGTCCAGTTTATTGAGCGCCAGGTGGAGGTCGCGCGCCTGCGCATGGTCGAGGACAACACCCGCCTGCTCGACTATCAAAACGAGCACGGCCTGGTTTCACCGCCCGAGACCGTGGCGAGCATCAGCTCCGTCGTTGCGGGTCTGGAGAGCGAACTTGCCAGCTTGCAGGCGCGCAAGGCGGCGCTCAGTCTGTCACAGAGCGAGCGCGCGCCCGAGATGCTGCGCATCGAAAGCGAAATCCAAGGCGTGCGGGAACAGGTGACGCAAGAGCGCGGGCGGCTCGCGCGTGCCTCAGGCGGCGCGCTCAATCGGCTGTCAGCCGAGTATGATCTGCTGAACATGCAAATGAAGTTTTCCAGTGAGCTGTATTCCAGCGCCCTGACAGCGCTTGAAAACACCCGGGTAGAAGCCATGCGTGCGCTGAAACAAGTCTCGGTGCTGCAAACACCCACCTTGCCGGAATACTCCAACCGCCCCCGGCGGCTGCATCGCATCGTTGTATTCGCACTGCTCGCCGCGCTGGCCGGGCTGGTGTTGCAACTGCTGCTGGCGATTGTTCAGGATCACAAAGATTAA
- a CDS encoding glycosyltransferase, producing MGRALVIAKGSFGDIIPLYAVAQALQERGHEVLLATQSGHLQAARALGLKVLPIDGQQDPTAAASKRPLRALSWISNDAFGGSASTLRYELDTLIQHSASVDLVIGNQLALSGPLVAGHLRRPWVYCAVSPMGLVSRDNPCLFPLLHGFQRACAAHPWAHALSQALVHGSSRLLSGPLRQEQARLGLTHLGHPRFEGLFSRELNLLLTSPRFLSHTPSIPPNTLVTGITWLEADFLGHGRQLQRALDFIRSGSPPILFALGGNARANPGDYFQESLNASRALEARALIIAATRFHAQVPSAPDVHLAPYLPYSTLFPLVRAVVHSGGIGTIGWALRCAQPSLLVPQADDQFDNSHRTQSRGWARVLPRRHYRAPDLSQAIQETLADTALHARLQQLAPLLAAEQGARIACDHLERFFCRR from the coding sequence TTGGGGCGTGCGCTCGTCATCGCCAAGGGCTCCTTCGGCGACATCATCCCACTGTATGCGGTCGCGCAAGCACTGCAAGAACGCGGTCATGAGGTGCTGCTGGCGACGCAGTCCGGCCATCTTCAGGCCGCTCGCGCGCTGGGGCTGAAGGTTCTGCCGATTGACGGGCAGCAGGATCCGACCGCCGCCGCTTCCAAACGCCCCTTGCGGGCCCTGTCCTGGATATCGAACGACGCCTTTGGCGGAAGCGCAAGCACCCTTCGCTATGAGTTGGATACCCTCATTCAACACAGCGCCAGCGTAGACTTGGTCATCGGTAATCAGCTTGCACTGTCCGGCCCACTGGTGGCGGGCCATCTTCGCCGCCCCTGGGTCTATTGTGCCGTCTCGCCAATGGGGCTGGTCTCGCGGGACAATCCCTGCCTGTTCCCACTGTTGCATGGCTTCCAGCGCGCATGCGCCGCACACCCCTGGGCGCATGCCCTCAGCCAGGCCCTGGTGCACGGCTCCAGCCGACTGCTCAGCGGCCCACTGCGGCAAGAACAAGCCCGTCTGGGGCTAACCCACTTAGGCCACCCGCGCTTTGAAGGCCTGTTCTCCCGCGAGCTGAACCTGCTATTGACGTCTCCGCGCTTTCTCTCTCACACTCCGTCGATTCCGCCCAATACCCTGGTCACCGGCATCACCTGGCTGGAAGCCGATTTTCTCGGCCACGGGCGACAACTCCAACGCGCACTCGACTTCATCCGCAGCGGCAGCCCACCCATCCTCTTCGCGCTCGGCGGCAACGCCCGCGCCAACCCTGGTGATTACTTCCAGGAAAGCCTAAACGCCAGTCGCGCACTCGAAGCGCGTGCGCTGATCATCGCCGCTACCCGCTTTCATGCCCAAGTGCCCTCGGCCCCGGACGTTCATCTAGCCCCCTATCTACCCTACTCAACACTTTTCCCGCTCGTACGGGCGGTGGTCCACTCCGGCGGCATCGGCACCATCGGCTGGGCCTTGCGCTGCGCCCAACCGTCGCTCTTGGTTCCGCAGGCCGACGACCAATTTGACAATAGCCACCGCACCCAAAGCCGCGGCTGGGCGCGGGTGCTGCCCCGCCGGCACTACCGCGCGCCCGACTTAAGCCAAGCGATCCAGGAAACGCTCGCCGACACCGCCCTGCACGCGCGATTGCAACAGCTCGCCCCGCTGCTCGCCGCTGAACAAGGTGCGCGCATCGCCTGCGATCATCTTGAGCGATTTTTTTGCCGCCGGTAA
- a CDS encoding type II toxin-antitoxin system RelE/ParE family toxin, whose protein sequence is MEYDICYYSDAVQDEILALPDTLAARYVVLTRRMLAIGPNLGEPHTKSMKNGLFELRLKGAEGIARVFYCTQVRRRIVMLHSFVKKTDRIPRQELDTAISRLKEVKHENA, encoded by the coding sequence ATGGAATACGATATCTGTTATTACAGCGATGCAGTTCAAGATGAAATCCTGGCTTTGCCCGATACGCTGGCTGCGCGGTATGTCGTTCTCACTCGTCGGATGCTGGCGATTGGCCCAAATCTTGGGGAGCCGCATACCAAATCGATGAAAAACGGTTTGTTCGAACTTCGGCTGAAAGGAGCAGAAGGAATCGCCCGTGTCTTTTATTGCACGCAGGTGAGACGGCGAATCGTAATGCTACACAGTTTTGTGAAGAAGACTGATCGTATACCTCGGCAAGAGTTGGACACCGCAATAAGCCGCTTGAAAGAGGTGAAACATGAAAACGCATGA
- a CDS encoding helix-turn-helix domain-containing protein, translating to MKTHDDVIKFLMARPSVKAEVDRIEREEDELLDALLKARQEAGLTQAELAARMGTQAPAVARLEKSLTTGKHSPSIATLRRYVQACGKHLHLQVSSE from the coding sequence ATGAAAACGCATGACGATGTGATCAAGTTCCTAATGGCCCGCCCTAGCGTGAAGGCTGAGGTTGACCGCATCGAAAGGGAGGAAGACGAATTGCTCGACGCCTTGCTCAAGGCGCGGCAAGAGGCTGGCCTGACCCAAGCCGAACTCGCCGCGCGTATGGGAACCCAGGCACCAGCGGTGGCACGGCTGGAAAAATCTCTTACGACGGGCAAGCACTCTCCGTCTATTGCGACCTTGCGCCGTTATGTCCAGGCCTGTGGTAAGCACTTGCATCTGCAGGTCAGTTCAGAATAA
- a CDS encoding capsular polysaccharide biosynthesis protein produces the protein MIISQESSSIRIGLFSAGMRRIPGLAQLMGAELVAHSWRGFPKPVDAIAGWGAKPNTARARRYAARHGLPYLALEDGFVRSHGTGERFPPLALVVDDQGIYYNSTRPSALETLLASETDVLAAGIGEQASTARELLLTHRLSKYNQAQATFTPEDSGPRILVVDQTAGDMSVQLGGADASTFAAMVAAARAEHPQARLYIKTHPEVSSGRKRGYLSHLQDDAHTQLLREPCNPHALIAAMDQVYVVSSTLGFEALLARKPVTVFGQPWYAGWGVTDDRQPAFPRRTRQRSVLELFAAAYLHYSRYLNPATHERGTLFDVIDWLLLQRQGVARLPRRVIAVGMRRWKAAHLKPILAMAPEGVRFVRQVPALAKQDVQPGDGLVHWGRDAPAGLPEFAKRQSLPIQRLEDGFYRSVGLGSDLIRPRSLVLDRQGLYFDPRGPSDLETLLNTAQFTADDCQRAARIRQTIVNQGLTKYNLEPPGQLHWPADGRPIILAPGQVEDDASIRYGCEQVRTNLDLLESVRAAQPEAFIVYKPHPDVLSGNRRGRVLLEAARQYADWVEPHASPVACLNAADAVHTLTSLTGFEALLRAKPVRVYGRPFYAGWGLTEDQRPIPRRARRLMLDELVAGVMLHYAFYWDWTLHGFTSCEAVLAQLATERERWAASGQLSRLKDGWWSRQGRKLLVLIKTVRGGA, from the coding sequence TTGATTATTTCCCAAGAATCTTCCTCCATCCGTATTGGTCTCTTTTCCGCCGGTATGCGGCGCATCCCCGGCCTCGCCCAACTTATGGGTGCCGAGCTGGTCGCCCATAGCTGGCGCGGATTTCCCAAGCCCGTCGATGCCATCGCCGGCTGGGGTGCTAAGCCAAACACCGCGCGCGCGCGCCGCTATGCCGCCCGCCATGGGCTGCCCTATCTGGCACTCGAAGACGGCTTTGTCCGCTCACATGGCACCGGCGAGCGTTTCCCGCCGCTGGCGCTGGTGGTGGATGATCAAGGCATCTACTACAACAGCACCCGCCCATCGGCGCTCGAAACCCTGCTGGCTTCGGAGACCGATGTGTTGGCCGCTGGCATCGGTGAGCAGGCCAGCACCGCGCGTGAATTACTGCTGACTCACCGCCTCAGCAAATACAATCAGGCGCAGGCCACCTTCACCCCTGAAGATTCAGGGCCACGCATCTTGGTGGTCGATCAAACCGCCGGTGACATGAGCGTCCAGCTCGGCGGTGCCGATGCCAGCACCTTCGCCGCCATGGTCGCTGCCGCGCGCGCGGAACATCCCCAGGCCAGGCTTTACATCAAAACCCACCCCGAGGTCAGCTCCGGGCGCAAGCGCGGCTATCTTAGTCATCTCCAAGATGATGCCCACACCCAGCTGCTGCGCGAACCCTGCAATCCGCACGCCCTGATCGCGGCCATGGATCAGGTGTATGTGGTTTCCTCCACCCTGGGCTTCGAGGCACTCCTGGCCCGCAAGCCGGTGACCGTCTTCGGTCAACCCTGGTATGCCGGCTGGGGCGTGACCGACGACCGTCAGCCAGCCTTTCCCCGCCGCACCCGCCAGCGCAGTGTGCTGGAACTCTTCGCCGCCGCCTACCTGCATTACAGCCGCTACCTCAACCCCGCCACCCATGAGCGTGGTACCCTGTTCGATGTCATCGACTGGCTGTTGCTCCAGCGCCAAGGCGTCGCCCGCCTGCCCCGGCGCGTCATCGCCGTCGGTATGCGCCGTTGGAAGGCCGCGCATCTGAAGCCCATCCTGGCCATGGCGCCCGAGGGCGTGCGCTTTGTCCGCCAAGTGCCGGCACTGGCCAAGCAGGATGTCCAACCGGGCGACGGTCTCGTCCACTGGGGGCGCGACGCTCCGGCGGGACTCCCCGAATTCGCCAAGCGTCAGTCTCTGCCCATCCAGCGCCTTGAAGACGGCTTTTACCGCTCCGTCGGGCTGGGCTCCGATCTGATCCGCCCGCGCTCGCTGGTGCTCGACCGCCAAGGGCTGTATTTCGACCCGCGCGGCCCCTCGGATCTGGAAACCCTGCTCAATACCGCCCAGTTCACCGCCGATGATTGCCAACGCGCCGCGCGGATTCGTCAGACCATCGTCAACCAGGGCCTGACCAAGTACAATTTGGAACCACCGGGCCAGCTCCACTGGCCGGCGGATGGACGCCCGATTATCCTGGCGCCGGGGCAGGTCGAGGACGACGCCTCGATCCGCTACGGTTGCGAGCAGGTGCGCACCAATCTGGACTTACTCGAAAGCGTGCGCGCCGCGCAGCCGGAGGCCTTCATCGTCTACAAACCCCATCCGGATGTGCTCTCCGGCAATCGCCGTGGCCGCGTGTTGCTGGAAGCCGCGCGCCAGTATGCTGACTGGGTCGAACCACACGCCAGTCCGGTCGCCTGTCTGAATGCCGCCGATGCCGTGCATACGCTGACCTCGCTGACTGGCTTCGAGGCGCTGCTGCGCGCTAAGCCGGTCAGGGTCTACGGTCGTCCTTTTTACGCCGGCTGGGGTTTGACTGAGGATCAACGGCCCATCCCGCGCCGCGCCCGACGCTTGATGTTGGATGAACTCGTCGCCGGGGTGATGCTGCACTATGCCTTTTATTGGGATTGGACGCTGCATGGTTTCACCAGCTGCGAGGCGGTGCTGGCACAATTGGCGACCGAGCGGGAGCGCTGGGCCGCCAGTGGGCAACTCAGCCGCCTCAAGGACGGCTGGTGGTCGCGGCAGGGGCGCAAGCTGTTGGTGTTGATCAAAACTGTGCGCGGCGGCGCTTAA